The Halomonas sp. HAL1 genome segment TCGGCGTACCCATATGAAACACGCCACGGATTTTATTGGCTGGTATAACCGCCGTTCACAGCAACAGGCGGGGATATCACTCAGTAATCCCGAGCACCTCTATTACGCCTATCACGAAGGCGCTGGCGGCTACCAGCGTGGCACTTACCGCGGCAAACCCCAGGTATTGAGTGCGGGTAGGCAAGTAGCGGCGCGTACCAACCGCTACCAAGCCCAGCTCAACGCTTGCGAGGCAGAATTTCAGTGCCGCAAGTTTTATCAGGTCTGGCCGTTTTGCCGTAGTTAAGGGATAGACGATGTCACTATGGATTGGAGCGGCCCTGGTTAGCGTGGTGTTTTTCACCTCCATGCTGTCGGGTGTATTTGGTATGGCAGGCGGCTTGGTACTGCTATGGTTTCTACTGCTGATTTTCCCTGCGGGCACTGCAATGGCGGTGCACGGTGTGATACAGCTAACGGCGAATGGGTCACGCGCATGGCTTTCACGGCATTATATTGTCTGGCGCATCGTCGCGTTTATGACGCTGGGAGTACTAAGCGCCGCAGGCCTACTGCTGCTATTCAACTACAGCCCTAATGCCGCCAGCGTCTCGATTTTGATTGGTTTGATGCCCATATTGGTGTGGATGCCCAAGCGCTGGTTTCATCTGGATGCTAACCGTGCCAGCCACGCCCTGTGCTGTGGTATCGCTTCTGGAGGATTGACCATAGCGGCGGGGGTTTCCGGGCCGTTGATCGATATCTTCTTTGTACGCTCACGAATGGATCGCCGCCAAGTGGTGGCTACCAAGGCGATGATTCAGGTAGTGGCGCACAGTATTAAAATACTCTTCTACCTGGGTGCCGCCATGGCACTTAGCGCTGGCGAATGGGGTATCGTATTGCTAGCCGCACCGTTTGCCATGCTCGGCACTCAAGCGGGGAACCGCATTTTACACCGTCTCACCGATGC includes the following:
- a CDS encoding sulfite exporter TauE/SafE family protein, with amino-acid sequence MSLWIGAALVSVVFFTSMLSGVFGMAGGLVLLWFLLLIFPAGTAMAVHGVIQLTANGSRAWLSRHYIVWRIVAFMTLGVLSAAGLLLLFNYSPNAASVSILIGLMPILVWMPKRWFHLDANRASHALCCGIASGGLTIAAGVSGPLIDIFFVRSRMDRRQVVATKAMIQVVAHSIKILFYLGAAMALSAGEWGIVLLAAPFAMLGTQAGNRILHRLTDANFRTWTRWIVTGIGVFYFLQGIFLLSH